The proteins below come from a single Brevundimonas sp. LM2 genomic window:
- a CDS encoding RusA family crossover junction endodeoxyribonuclease — MTGDWVISGKVRAREEGEAVVIMIDGLTTQAKYYKPLVYEFFRKEWRGSRPAYGDYVVEIVMEHIGEPPWMDLDNLAKALLDAIKGYLFHDDAQVARLLVERREGERERITIRTYPRKA, encoded by the coding sequence ATGACTGGCGACTGGGTCATTTCCGGCAAGGTCCGGGCGCGCGAGGAGGGGGAGGCGGTCGTCATCATGATCGACGGCCTGACCACCCAGGCCAAATACTACAAGCCGCTGGTCTATGAGTTCTTCCGCAAGGAATGGCGCGGCTCCCGGCCGGCCTACGGCGACTATGTCGTCGAGATCGTCATGGAGCACATCGGCGAGCCGCCGTGGATGGATCTGGACAACCTGGCCAAGGCCTTGCTGGACGCCATCAAGGGCTATCTGTTCCATGACGACGCCCAGGTGGCGCGCCTGCTGGTCGAGCGTCGCGAGGGCGAGCGCGAGCGGATCACGATCCGCACCTATCCCCGCAAGGCCTAA
- a CDS encoding bifunctional protein-serine/threonine kinase/phosphatase, whose product METDDRLQIAAGFATAQGPRKDNQDFGAVHIGPPSEQALHGMVALVADGVSGSKAGRVASELAGRSFIDAYVDQNPLKGVAAAGIGALSGYNRWLHAKGRSDPDMTGAATTFTALVMRGREATALHVGDSRAWHFRDGALTQLTEDHVLSQPGLSHVLYRAVGIEPDLRLDTRAVPLKAHDRLLLTTDGVHGVVPEAALIRLLGRRASPEADAQAIVDAATAAGTHDNATAILIDVIRIGAVDQDAIGAEAAGLPILPAPKVGEIVDHFRLERLLSDGKYTRVFVARDADGGPPVVLKFPKPKLLSESGARGAFLRESFIGRRIDSPFVGKTLTLDSGRQSRLYIAQPLYVGRTLHARIAEATFQIPEGVDLSIRLARGVAALHRLGVTHRDIKPDNVILEANGGVKLIDLGVARLPRIEEFAEAEAPGTPGYKAPEMFAGNAGDALADQYALGVTLYRLFTGDYPSGQETDFNRIRFDKPTRPTTHRPDMPAWLEAAIMRTLAVDPADRFADVEELIHVLEGGSAQAVPLRRDLSLMEREPVRFWQGVSAVLLVLLLVSWMVR is encoded by the coding sequence ATGGAGACCGACGACAGGCTTCAGATCGCGGCCGGATTCGCCACGGCCCAGGGGCCGCGGAAGGACAACCAGGACTTCGGCGCCGTCCACATCGGCCCCCCCTCGGAGCAGGCGCTGCACGGGATGGTCGCCCTGGTCGCCGACGGGGTCTCCGGCTCCAAGGCCGGGCGGGTGGCGTCCGAGCTGGCCGGGCGCAGCTTCATCGACGCCTACGTCGACCAGAACCCGCTGAAGGGCGTGGCGGCTGCCGGGATCGGGGCCCTGTCGGGCTATAACCGCTGGCTGCACGCCAAGGGGCGGTCGGACCCCGACATGACCGGGGCGGCGACCACGTTCACGGCGCTGGTGATGCGGGGGCGCGAGGCGACGGCCCTGCATGTCGGGGACAGTCGCGCCTGGCATTTCCGCGACGGCGCCCTGACCCAACTGACCGAAGACCACGTGCTGAGCCAGCCGGGTCTCAGCCACGTGCTGTACCGCGCCGTCGGCATCGAGCCGGACCTGCGGCTGGATACTCGCGCCGTGCCGCTGAAGGCGCACGACCGGCTGTTGCTGACCACGGACGGAGTCCACGGCGTGGTGCCGGAGGCGGCGCTGATTCGGCTGTTGGGGCGTCGAGCCTCGCCCGAGGCGGACGCCCAGGCCATCGTCGATGCCGCCACGGCGGCGGGCACGCACGACAACGCGACTGCCATCCTCATCGACGTCATCCGGATAGGGGCGGTCGATCAGGACGCGATCGGGGCCGAGGCGGCGGGCCTGCCGATCCTGCCGGCCCCCAAGGTCGGTGAGATCGTCGATCATTTCCGCCTGGAGCGGCTGCTGTCGGATGGCAAATACACCCGGGTCTTCGTCGCCCGCGACGCCGACGGCGGGCCGCCCGTGGTGCTGAAGTTTCCCAAGCCGAAACTGCTGTCCGAAAGCGGGGCGCGCGGGGCCTTCCTGCGCGAAAGCTTCATCGGACGGCGGATCGACAGCCCGTTCGTCGGCAAGACCCTGACCCTGGATTCGGGGCGTCAAAGCCGGCTCTACATCGCCCAGCCCCTGTATGTCGGCCGGACCCTTCATGCCCGAATCGCCGAGGCCACGTTCCAGATCCCCGAGGGGGTCGATCTGTCGATCCGGCTCGCGCGCGGGGTCGCCGCCCTCCATCGGCTGGGCGTGACCCATCGCGACATCAAGCCTGACAATGTCATCCTGGAAGCGAACGGCGGGGTGAAGCTGATCGACCTCGGGGTGGCGCGCCTGCCGCGGATCGAGGAGTTCGCCGAGGCCGAGGCCCCGGGGACGCCGGGCTATAAGGCCCCGGAGATGTTCGCGGGCAATGCCGGTGACGCCCTGGCCGACCAATATGCCCTGGGCGTGACGCTGTACCGGCTGTTCACCGGCGACTATCCCAGCGGACAGGAGACGGATTTTAACCGCATCCGTTTCGACAAGCCGACTCGTCCGACGACCCACCGGCCCGACATGCCCGCCTGGCTGGAGGCGGCGATAATGCGGACGCTGGCCGTCGATCCGGCCGACCGGTTCGCCGACGTCGAGGAGCTGATCCACGTGCTGGAGGGGGGCAGCGCGCAGGCGGTGCCGCTTCGGCGCGACCTGTCGCTGATGGAGCGCGAGCCCGTGCGGTTCTGGCAGGGGGTCAGCGCGGTGCTGCTGGTCCTGCTGCTGGTGTCGTGGATGGTGCGCTGA
- a CDS encoding peptidylprolyl isomerase has translation MIGMAMVMAAGLVAPDVQMPPVYARILTDQGEITLSLDAEHAPVSTCNFVRYVQAGRYEGARFFRTVVRETNDNPHPIDVIQAETTAGSDDPGFGPIRLERTRDTGLRHLAGTISMARDGPDTATSSFFIVTRDTPALDFGGGRNPDGQGFAVFGQVVQGLELVRAIQRQPAVDEQLATPVPIANIELRSPVPASCEAPSTEAE, from the coding sequence ATGATCGGCATGGCGATGGTGATGGCGGCGGGACTGGTCGCGCCCGATGTGCAGATGCCGCCTGTCTATGCCCGGATCCTGACGGATCAGGGGGAGATCACCCTGTCCCTGGATGCGGAACATGCACCGGTCTCGACCTGCAACTTCGTCCGCTACGTTCAGGCCGGACGCTATGAGGGCGCGCGGTTCTTCCGGACCGTCGTGCGGGAGACGAACGACAACCCCCATCCGATCGACGTCATCCAGGCGGAGACGACGGCGGGCAGCGACGATCCGGGGTTCGGTCCGATTCGGCTGGAGCGGACGCGGGACACCGGTCTGCGCCATCTGGCCGGCACGATCTCGATGGCGCGCGACGGCCCCGACACGGCCACGTCCAGCTTCTTCATCGTGACCCGAGACACGCCGGCGCTCGATTTCGGCGGCGGTCGAAATCCCGACGGCCAGGGGTTCGCCGTCTTCGGCCAGGTCGTTCAGGGGCTGGAGCTGGTCCGCGCCATCCAGCGCCAGCCGGCCGTCGACGAACAACTGGCCACGCCGGTGCCGATTGCGAACATCGAGCTGCGCAGCCCTGTCCCCGCGTCGTGCGAGGCCCCGAGCACCGAGGCCGAATGA
- the gltA gene encoding citrate synthase, whose translation MTEASNSAGSATLTYGDKSVDLPVLAGSTGPNVIDIRKLYAATDAFTFDPGFTSTAACESAITFIDGDAGVLLHRGYPIGQLASQSNFIEVCHLLLKGELPTAAEYEAFENVVTRHTMLHAQFDRFFDGFRRDAHPMAIMVGAVGALSAFYHDSLDIHDPVQRDISAIRLIAKMPTIAARAYKYHIGQPFVSPRNDLNYAENFLRMCFAVPAEDYVVDPKMAKAMDRIFTLHADHEQNASTSTVRLAGSSGANPFACIAAGIACLWGPSHGGANEEALTMLKEIGTPDKIPEFIEGVKAKKYKLMGFGHRVYKNYDPRATVMKESADEILELVGDKNDPLFQVAKELERIALNDEYFIERKLFPNVDFYSGITLSAMGFPTSMFTVLFALARTVGWIAQWEEMLADPAQKIGRPRQLYTGPTQRDYVPIQSRG comes from the coding sequence ATGACTGAAGCTTCCAACTCCGCCGGCTCGGCGACCCTGACCTATGGCGACAAATCGGTCGACCTGCCCGTGCTGGCGGGTTCCACCGGTCCCAACGTCATCGACATCCGGAAGCTGTACGCCGCCACCGACGCCTTCACTTTCGACCCGGGCTTCACCTCCACGGCCGCCTGCGAGAGCGCCATCACGTTCATCGACGGCGACGCGGGCGTGCTTCTTCACCGCGGCTATCCGATCGGACAGCTGGCCTCCCAGTCGAATTTCATCGAGGTTTGCCACCTGCTGCTGAAGGGTGAACTGCCGACCGCAGCCGAATACGAGGCATTCGAGAACGTGGTCACGCGCCACACCATGCTGCACGCCCAGTTCGACCGCTTCTTCGACGGCTTCCGCCGCGACGCCCACCCGATGGCGATCATGGTCGGTGCCGTCGGGGCCCTGTCGGCCTTCTACCACGACAGCCTGGACATCCATGATCCGGTACAGCGCGACATCTCAGCTATCCGCCTGATCGCCAAGATGCCGACGATCGCCGCCCGGGCCTATAAATATCACATCGGCCAGCCCTTCGTGTCGCCCCGCAATGACCTGAACTACGCCGAGAACTTCCTGCGCATGTGCTTCGCCGTGCCGGCCGAGGACTACGTCGTCGATCCCAAGATGGCGAAGGCCATGGACCGGATCTTCACCCTGCACGCCGACCACGAGCAGAACGCCTCGACCTCGACCGTGCGTCTGGCCGGCTCGTCGGGTGCCAACCCGTTCGCCTGTATCGCCGCCGGCATCGCCTGCCTGTGGGGCCCGTCGCACGGTGGGGCCAATGAAGAGGCTCTGACGATGCTGAAGGAGATCGGCACGCCCGATAAGATCCCCGAGTTCATCGAGGGCGTGAAGGCCAAGAAATACAAGCTGATGGGCTTCGGCCACCGGGTCTATAAGAACTACGATCCCCGGGCCACGGTGATGAAGGAATCGGCGGACGAGATCCTGGAGCTGGTCGGCGACAAGAACGACCCCCTGTTCCAGGTCGCCAAGGAACTGGAGCGCATCGCGCTGAACGACGAATATTTCATCGAGCGCAAGCTGTTCCCCAACGTCGACTTCTATTCGGGCATCACCCTGTCGGCGATGGGCTTCCCGACCTCGATGTTCACCGTGCTGTTCGCCCTGGCCCGCACCGTCGGCTGGATCGCCCAGTGGGAAGAGATGCTGGCCGATCCGGCGCAGAAAATCGGTCGTCCGCGTCAGCTGTACACGGGCCCGACCCAGCGCGACTACGTGCCGATCCAGTCGCGCGGCTGA
- the gltX gene encoding glutamate--tRNA ligase, with protein sequence MTSSSDPHVVTRFAPSPTGSLHIGGARTALFNWLYAKGRGGKFLVRVEDTDRERSTDDAVKAIFDGLSWLELFADEEPVFQHARADRHREVVDQLLERGAAYRDFTSAEETGRLRDAAKAERRTFESPWRDREPTVDDLSLPHVVRFRRPLPGRVGVADAVQGEVSWGNDDLDDLVLLRSDGAPTYNLAVVVDDHDMGVTHVIRGDDHLNNAARQSLIYDALNWVRPTFAHIPLIHGPDGAKLSKRHGAQAVHEYAEMGYLPEAMRNYLARLGWAHGDDELFSDDQAREWFDLAGVGKAPARLDFDKLAHVNAHWIRLADDDRLSKVVLDIHLARGHALAEHDEVRLLRAMPFVKDRARTALELADQTGFVLRQRPLTIFEKALPLLVGESGERIARLRDRLRLFASWDVFALEAELKAFAEEEAVGFGKIGPAVRAALTGDGVSPDIAKTLAALGRDEALGRLDDALQQTR encoded by the coding sequence ATGACCTCCTCTTCCGACCCCCACGTCGTCACCCGCTTCGCCCCCTCGCCCACCGGTTCCCTGCACATAGGCGGTGCAAGAACGGCGCTTTTCAACTGGCTTTACGCCAAGGGCCGCGGCGGCAAATTCCTGGTCCGGGTCGAGGACACCGATCGCGAGCGCTCGACCGACGACGCCGTCAAGGCGATCTTCGACGGCCTCAGCTGGCTGGAACTGTTCGCCGACGAGGAGCCGGTGTTCCAGCACGCCCGCGCCGATCGCCACCGCGAGGTGGTCGATCAGTTGCTGGAGCGCGGCGCGGCCTATCGCGATTTCACCTCGGCCGAGGAGACGGGCCGGCTGCGTGACGCCGCCAAGGCCGAGCGCCGGACCTTCGAGTCCCCCTGGCGCGACCGCGAACCGACCGTCGACGACCTGTCGCTACCGCACGTCGTGCGCTTTCGCCGCCCCCTTCCCGGCCGTGTGGGCGTGGCCGACGCGGTGCAGGGCGAGGTCAGTTGGGGCAATGATGATCTGGATGACCTGGTCCTGCTCCGCTCCGACGGGGCCCCGACCTACAACCTGGCCGTCGTCGTCGACGACCACGACATGGGCGTCACCCATGTCATCCGCGGCGACGACCATCTGAACAACGCCGCGCGTCAGTCCCTCATCTACGACGCGCTGAACTGGGTCCGGCCGACTTTCGCCCACATCCCCCTGATCCACGGGCCGGACGGCGCGAAACTGTCGAAGCGCCACGGGGCCCAGGCCGTCCATGAATATGCCGAGATGGGCTATCTGCCCGAGGCCATGCGCAACTACCTTGCCCGCCTGGGCTGGGCCCACGGCGACGACGAACTGTTCAGCGACGACCAGGCGCGCGAATGGTTCGACCTGGCCGGCGTCGGCAAGGCCCCGGCCCGGTTGGACTTCGACAAACTGGCCCACGTCAATGCCCATTGGATCCGCCTGGCCGACGACGATCGCCTGTCCAAGGTGGTGCTGGATATCCATCTGGCGCGCGGCCATGCCCTGGCCGAGCATGATGAGGTGCGCCTTCTGCGCGCGATGCCTTTCGTCAAGGACCGGGCCCGGACCGCGCTTGAACTCGCGGATCAGACCGGCTTCGTCCTGCGCCAGAGGCCCCTGACGATCTTCGAGAAGGCCTTGCCTTTGCTCGTGGGGGAATCCGGCGAGCGCATCGCGCGCCTGCGGGACCGGCTGCGATTGTTCGCCAGCTGGGACGTCTTCGCGCTGGAGGCCGAGCTCAAGGCCTTCGCCGAAGAGGAAGCGGTCGGCTTCGGCAAGATCGGTCCGGCCGTCCGAGCCGCCTTGACCGGCGACGGCGTCTCGCCCGACATCGCCAAGACCCTGGCGGCCCTCGGACGCGATGAGGCGCTGGGGCGCTTGGATGATGCGTTGCAACAGACTAGATGA
- a CDS encoding C13 family peptidase, translating to MARAALIVLLVWLGASPAAAQSRFDGWASAIVAADWRTSDGRPIQAFDNARRDLTAGFLAAGFSRADMVDYTLRPDADPVTTPEAAVAGIVATASRATRGCLLYFSSHGSPQGINFGLASQMTPTTMARLVRDACGRRPTVVVVSACFSGVFLDALSGPNRMILTAARRDRSSFGCSEDAVYPYFDGCVIQSLPTAGDFIALANATRTCVKARESAEGLTPASEPQVSIGANMQLLLPTLRFNRPPG from the coding sequence TTGGCGCGCGCGGCTCTAATCGTTCTTCTCGTCTGGTTGGGCGCGTCGCCGGCAGCGGCGCAGAGCCGTTTCGACGGCTGGGCCTCCGCCATCGTCGCCGCCGATTGGCGCACCAGCGACGGCCGGCCGATCCAGGCCTTCGACAACGCCCGGCGAGACCTGACGGCCGGGTTCCTGGCCGCGGGGTTCTCCCGCGCCGACATGGTCGACTACACGCTGCGCCCGGACGCCGATCCAGTCACGACGCCCGAGGCCGCGGTCGCCGGCATCGTCGCGACAGCGTCCAGGGCGACCCGCGGCTGTCTCCTCTACTTCAGCTCCCACGGCTCTCCGCAGGGGATCAACTTCGGGCTCGCGTCGCAGATGACTCCCACGACCATGGCCCGCCTCGTCCGCGACGCCTGCGGTCGGCGGCCGACGGTGGTGGTCGTTTCCGCCTGTTTCTCCGGCGTCTTCCTAGACGCGTTGTCCGGCCCCAACCGGATGATCCTGACCGCCGCCCGCCGGGACCGTTCGTCGTTCGGGTGCAGCGAGGACGCCGTCTATCCCTATTTCGATGGCTGCGTGATCCAGAGCCTGCCCACGGCCGGCGACTTCATCGCCCTGGCCAACGCGACCCGCACCTGCGTCAAGGCTCGCGAATCGGCCGAGGGCCTGACCCCCGCTTCCGAGCCCCAGGTCTCTATCGGCGCGAACATGCAGCTGCTGCTCCCGACCCTGCGCTTCAACCGTCCGCCCGGTTAG
- a CDS encoding SspB family protein, which produces MAEDAPPIDEMQYEKLAQDALRGVIRAALERAASPGGIPGAHHFYVTFKTRAPGVTVPPDVVAKYPDEMTVVLQHQYWDLAVEPELFSVMLKFGGMPKVLTVPYTAVTRFYDPSVQFLLQFEAPEPVAEPVAELPAPKRPDPSTSGDDGPKVVSLDQFRKK; this is translated from the coding sequence ATGGCTGAAGACGCGCCGCCGATCGATGAGATGCAGTACGAGAAGCTGGCGCAGGATGCCCTGCGCGGGGTGATCCGTGCCGCGCTCGAACGCGCCGCCAGTCCCGGAGGGATTCCGGGGGCCCACCATTTCTACGTGACGTTCAAGACCCGCGCGCCGGGGGTCACGGTCCCGCCGGACGTCGTCGCGAAATATCCCGACGAGATGACCGTGGTGCTTCAGCACCAGTATTGGGATCTGGCCGTCGAGCCCGAGCTGTTCTCGGTCATGCTGAAGTTCGGCGGCATGCCGAAGGTCCTGACCGTGCCCTATACGGCCGTCACCCGCTTCTACGATCCCAGCGTCCAGTTCCTGCTCCAGTTCGAGGCTCCCGAGCCCGTGGCCGAGCCGGTCGCCGAACTGCCCGCGCCGAAGCGTCCCGACCCGTCCACTTCGGGCGACGACGGTCCCAAGGTCGTCTCCCTGGACCAGTTCCGCAAGAAATAG